The Myxococcota bacterium nucleotide sequence CGGGGTGAGCGCGATCGCGCCCTCGCACGTGCCGCGGGCGGTGGCGGTCACCTCGCCGTCGGGCTCCGACACGGCCACGGTGCACACGAAGCGCGCGCGGCGGTTCTCGGCGCGCGCGAGCTCGCGCAGGAGCTTCTCGAGGTTGGCGCGGTCGTCGCCGTGCGTGCC carries:
- a CDS encoding non-canonical purine NTP pyrophosphatase, which encodes GTHGDDRANLEKLLRELARAENRRARFVCTVAVSEPDGEVTATARGTCEGAIALTPRGAGGFGYDPIFLPDGAHGRTMAELTSDEKGRLSHRGQALRRIAPFLREVL